The following is a genomic window from Burkholderia cepacia ATCC 25416.
ACCGCATCGCGCGTCGTGTCGCCTTCCTGGCGGAACACGAACAGGTCCTGCGTGATGACCACCTCGCCTTCCATCCCGACGATCTCGGTGATCCGCGTCACGCGCCGCACCCCGTCGCGCATCCGTTCGATCTGCACGAACAGGTGCACGGCGCTCGCGATCTGGCGGCGGATCGACAGCAGTTGCAGGTTCGCGTTCGCCATCATGACCATGCTCTCGAGCCGGCTGATCGCATCGCGCGGCGAATTCGCGTGAATCGTCGTCATCGAGCCGTCGTGCCCCGTGTTCATCGCCTGGAGCACGTCGAACGCCTCGGGGCCGCGAATCTCGCCGAGGATGATGCGGTCGGGCCGCATCCGCAGCGCGTTGCGCACGAGATCGCGCTGCGAGATCCCGCCGAGCCCCTCGGTATTTTCCGGGCGCGTCTCGAGGCTCACGACGTGCGGCTGCAGCAACTGCAGCTCGGCGGCATCCTCGATCGTCACGATCCGTTCGTGCTGCTCGATATGCTGCGACAGCGCGTTGAGCAGCGTCGTCTTGCCCGAGCCGGTGCCGCCCGAGATCACGATGTTCAGCCGGCACGCGCACGCGACCTTCAGCACCTGCAGCATCGAATGCGAGATGTTGCCCTGCTGCGCCATCCGCGCGAGCGTGATGTCGCGCTTCGCGAACTTGCGGATCGAGATCGACGGCCCGCGCATCGCGATCGGCGGCAGCACGACGTTCACGCGGCTGCCGTCGGCGAGCCGCGCATCGACCATCGGGCTGCTCTCGTCGACGCGCCGCCCCACCGCCGCCGCGATCCGCTGCGCGACGCTCGCCACGTGCGCGTCGTCGCGGAACTTCAGCGACGTGAGCTCGAGCCGGCCCGCGCGCTCCACGTACACCTGGTCG
Proteins encoded in this region:
- a CDS encoding CpaF family protein gives rise to the protein MTFGTRNRPPANPVSAATPAVAHEPAPASAPAEAPAPASASARAPVAADTHEALIRSSKFDAIRHAVFTSMNMSAALMKTRDEVRAGIEQVAAHTVERERLKITAGEQVLIVDAILNDMFGVGPIEPLLADDTVTDILVNGPDQVYVERAGRLELTSLKFRDDAHVASVAQRIAAAVGRRVDESSPMVDARLADGSRVNVVLPPIAMRGPSISIRKFAKRDITLARMAQQGNISHSMLQVLKVACACRLNIVISGGTGSGKTTLLNALSQHIEQHERIVTIEDAAELQLLQPHVVSLETRPENTEGLGGISQRDLVRNALRMRPDRIILGEIRGPEAFDVLQAMNTGHDGSMTTIHANSPRDAISRLESMVMMANANLQLLSIRRQIASAVHLFVQIERMRDGVRRVTRITEIVGMEGEVVITQDLFVFRQEGDTTRDAVKGVFEASPLRPGFAARAAYYGVEDALAEVFRQ